A genomic region of Lonchura striata isolate bLonStr1 chromosome 8, bLonStr1.mat, whole genome shotgun sequence contains the following coding sequences:
- the GORASP2 gene encoding Golgi reassembly-stacking protein 2: protein MGASQSIDIPGGGTEGYHVLRVQENSPGHRAGLEPFFDFIVSINGSRLNKDNDTLKDLLKANVEKPVKMLVYSSKTLELRETSVTPSNMWGGQGLLGVSIRFCSFDGANENVWHVLEVEPNSPAALAGLRPHSDYIIGADTVMNESEDLFSLIETHEAKPLKLYVYNTDTDNCREVVITPNSAWGGEGSLGCGIGYGYLHRIPTRPFEEGKKISLPGQLPSASLSPLKDGFTEVQLSSVNPSTTLPPGSAGLEQSLSGLSISSPSTTVSNVLNTGVPTVPLLPPQVSQSLTSVPSVNPATTLPGLMPLPAGLPNLTDLSKLNLPAPQIVPEMIQPGLQPLPPLPPLHLMGITPLSVPPKCVPMLPLVTEACTVPTDLLPSITPAGSFSINPGTTENVEETSALTLDSATSTSRATIVDRSNESSAANEKTTGITDTQASES, encoded by the exons GTacaagaaaactcaccagggCATAGAGCTGGATTGGAGCCATTCTTTGATTTTATAGTGTCCATTAATGGTTCAAGATTG AATAAAGACAATGACACTCTCAAGGACCTGCTGAAAGCAAAtgttgaaaaacctgtaaaaatGCTTGTGTACAGTAGCAAAACACTGGAACTGAGAGAAACATCTGTAACCCCCAGCAATATGTGGGGTGGGCAGGGCCTGCTGGGAGTAAGCATTCGCTTCTGCAGCTTTGATGGGGCTAATGAAAATGTCTGGCACGTCTTG GAAGTGGAGCCAAATTCTCCTGCTGCATTAGCTGGACTTAGACCTCATAGTGACTATATCATTGGAGCAGATACTGTCATGAATGAG TCTGAAGATCTCTTTTCCCTTATTGAAACACATGAAGCAAAGCCGTTAAAACTTTATGTGTACAACACAGACACAGATAATTGTCGGGAAGTGGTGATTACTCCAAATTCTGCCTGGGGTGGAGAAGGCAG cctAGGATGTGGCATTGGTTATGGATATTTGCATAGGATACCTACTCGCCCAtttgaagaaggaaagaaaatttctcTCCCAGGGCAATTGCCTAGCGCATCTCTCAGTCCCCTCAAAGATGGTTTCACAGAG GTTCAGCTATCATCAGTTAATCCCTCAACCACCCTCCCTCCTGGGTCAGCAGGCCTTGAGCAGAGTCTTTCAGGACTTTCTATTAGCTCACCTTCAACTACTGTCAGTAATGTTCTCAACACAG GTGTTCCAACAGTTCCATTATTACCACCACAAGTCAGTCAGTCCCTTACCTCTGTGCCATCAGTTAACCCAGCAACTACATTACCAG GTCTGATGCCATTACCAGCAGGTCTTCCTAACCTGACTGATCTGTCCAAACTTAATTTACCTGCACCACAGATTGTTCCAGAAATGATACAGCCTG gtTTGCAACCCCTTCCCCCCTTGCCGCCTCTGCATCTAATGGGAATAACGCCTCTATCAGTGCCACCCAAGTGTGTTCCTATGCTTCCTTTGGTCACAGAGGCATGTACAGTGCCTACAGATTTGCTTCCCTCTATTACTCCAGCTGGAAGCTTTTCCATCAACCCTGGCACTACTGAAAATGTAGAGGAGACCTCTGCACTCACCTTGGATAGTGCTACTTCAACTTCCAGGGCAACTATTGTTGACAGATCAAATGAATCCTCTGCAGCTAATGAAAAAACAACTGGAATCACAGATACACAAGCTTCTGAATCATAA